The following are encoded together in the Drosophila biarmipes strain raj3 chromosome 3L, RU_DBia_V1.1, whole genome shotgun sequence genome:
- the LOC108028457 gene encoding epsin-1 isoform X2 — MRKQKDDMQVNVAGLRRNIKNLAHNYSDAQVKVREATSNDPWGPSAAIMGEIAELTYNVVAFSEIMQMIWKRLNDHGKNWRHVYKALILLEYLIKTGTEKVAQQCKENIFAIQTLREFVYFEEGKDQGTHVREKAKQLVNLLKDDERLKNERVKALKAKERFAQHPSGFGSDGYIDGPSQRDLPPGWQEEPPKSVSELEMVRPQTAGEEELQLQLAMAMSREEAEQEEAKRRSDDVRLQLALSQSEQDFKDPNGRPIPAPKKEEPQSHLLDLLDISLGATSISSPPLGAAGGAPAAVVDPWATPGPRAPSQLSDPWSGTSSPQVDPWNPSAAPRTIMGAGVPMSSAPLGAAAANDAWGARTQSPSVASGSSNEGWLQTNGNANQNGRGATPAGAPAEGWLIKSTAVGALGAAPVSHAANNGSSSADPWLAEPAASAAGGAAAPGLADPWAAGGAPQGAGALDDPWKALGTGAIKKQSPEFDEFDLITNRNKSELSNSNASNNNNASLLDDMDPLSANYGNGAINSSVHPSTGATAKKPLKDAHSFLGENSALVNLDNLIKPIAPQTQAGNQPAYNPFSDTVMPPKTNLFQQQQPAVPSINQLKQQAPFSVSMNQDPWAPVMGGVSATSQPKLPPPVRPTSLNLGPPCVGEFQLLSAFSNPIIPSANILQPQQNSQVYNSAYQSSSSTNIPSCSTSNSTPYSSYASPSPGIDGIRNMDIFSERPYYNSPTAPADETYMYNGTNNNNINSNYGTPRLYSSYAASYSSALSDSLAETPGVSVAPMGFVAEPVLSFGPSSSAANNCKLEQNNNMPWVKPEAATNPFLS; from the exons A TGAGAAAGCAAAAGGACGATATGCAGGTCAATGTCGCCGGTCTGCGCAGAAACATCAAGAACCTTGCGCACAACTACTCCGATGCCCAG GTTAAAGTGCGCGAGGCCACCTCGAATGACCCGTGGGGTCCTTCGGCCGCCATCATGGGCGAGATAGCGGAGCTCACCTACAATGTGGTGGCCTTCTCCGAAATCATGCAAATGATCTGGAAGCGCCTTAACGACCACGGCAAGAACTGGCGCCACGTGTACAAGGCACTCATCCTGCTGGAGTACCTGATCAAGACCGGCACGGAAAAGGTGGCGCAGCAGTGCAAGGAGAACATCTTCGCCATCCAGACCCTGCGTGAATTCGTCTACTTCGAGGAGGGCAAGGATCAGGGCACCCATGTTCGCGAGAAGGCCAAGCAGCTGGTTAATCTCTTGAAGGACGACGAGCGCCTAAAGAACGAGCGCGTGAAGGCGCTGAAGGCCAAGGAGAGATTTGCCCAGCACCCGAGTGGTTTCGGCAGCGATGGGTACATTGATGGACCGTCGCAGAGGGATCTACCACCGGGCTGGCAAGAGGAGCCGCCCAAGTCTGTATCCGAGCTGGAGATGGTTCGACCCCAGACGGCCGGCGAGGAAGAGCTTCAGCTCCAGCTCGCCATGGCAATGTCGCGCGAGGAGGCGGAACAGGAGGAGGCTAAGCGGCGCAGCGATGATGTTCGTCTGCAACTTGCCCTCAGTCAGAGTGAGCAGGATTTCAA GGATCCAAATGGACGACCTATTCCCGCGCCCAAGAAGGAGGAACCCCAGAGTCATTTGCTTGATCTGCTGGACATTTCGCTAGGCGCCACGAGCATCTCGAGTCCACCGTTGGGCGCTGCAGGCGGCGCTCCAGCGGCTGTGGTCGATCCCTGGGCCACTCCTGGTCCCCGAGCTCCCAGTCAACTGTCCGATCCCTGGTCGGGTACCTCCTCGCCCCAAGTAGACCCCTGGAATCCCTCAGCTGCCCCTCGCACCATTATGGGAGCCGGAGTGCCGATGAGTTCGGCACCATtgggagcagcagctgcaaaCGATGCCTGGGGAGCTCGCACCCAGTCGCCGTCGGTGGCCTCGGGCTCCTCCAATGAGGGCTGGCTGCAGACCAATGGCAACGCCAACCAGAACGGACGTGGAGCTACTCCGGCGGGAGCTCCTGCTGAAGGCTGGTTGATTAAATCAACTGCTGTCGGAGCTTTGGGAGCTGCGCCCGTTAGTCATGCGGCAAACAATGGCAGCTCATCTGCGGATCCTTGGCTGGCTGAGCCAGCAGCTTCGgcggcaggaggagcagcagctcccGGCTTGGCGGATCCCTGGGCGGCAGGGGGAGCACCCCAGGGTGCGGGTGCACTGGATGATCCCTGGAAAGCCCTCGGAACAGGCGCCATCAAG AAACAATCCCCCGAGTTTGATGAGTTTGACTTAATTACTAACCGGAACAAGAGTGAGCTAAGCAATTCCAACGCctccaacaacaacaatg CTTCTCTGCTCGACGACATGGATCCGCTATCGGCGAACTACGGAAATGGAGCAATAAACAGCAGTGTGCATCCGTCGACAGGCGCCACGGCCAAGAAACCACTAAAAGATGCCCATTCCTTCCTCGGCGAGAACTCGGCGCTGGTTAACCTGGACAATCTGATCAAACCGATCGCGCCACAGACGCAAGCGGGTAATCAGCCGGCATACAATCCCTTCAGTGATACCGTGATGCCGCCCAAGACGAATCTattccagcagcagcagccagcc GTACCGTCCATCAATCAGCTGAAACAGCAGGCTCCCTTCTCAGTCAGCATGAACCAGGATCCCTGGGCGCCCGTAATGGGTGGCGTTAGTGCGACTTCACAG CCAAAACTTCCGCCTCCCGTGCGTCCCACTAGCCTCAACTTGGGGCCTCCGTGCGTGGGTGAATTTCAGCTCTTGAGTGCGTTTAGTAATCCCATCATTCCCTCCGCCAACATCCTCCAGCCACAGCAGAATTCGCAGGTCTACAACTCTGCGTACCAGAGCAGTAGCAGCACCAATATCCCTAGTTGctccaccagcaacagcaCTCCATACAGCAGCTATGCAAGTCCGAGTCCTGGCATCGATGGCATCCGCAACATGGATATATTCAGCGAGCGGCCATACTATAACAGTCCCACAGCACCTGCTGACGAAACGTATATGTACAATGGCaccaataataacaatatcaACAGCAACTATGGTACTCCCAGGCTGTACTCAAGCTATGCTGCCAGCTATAGCAGCGCCCTATCCGATTCGCTGGCCGAAACCCCGGGAGTTAGTGTGGCTCCCATGGGCTTTGTGGCCGAGCCCGTTCTGAGTTTCGGTCCCTCGTCCTCGGCGGCCAACAACTGCAAGCTGGAA CAAAATAACAACATGCCGTGGGTCAAACCGGAAGCAGCAACAAATCCGTTTTTGTCGTAA
- the LOC108028457 gene encoding epsin-1 isoform X4, whose translation MRKQKDDMQVNVAGLRRNIKNLAHNYSDAQVKVREATSNDPWGPSAAIMGEIAELTYNVVAFSEIMQMIWKRLNDHGKNWRHVYKALILLEYLIKTGTEKVAQQCKENIFAIQTLREFVYFEEGKDQGTHVREKAKQLVNLLKDDERLKNERVKALKAKERFAQHPSGFGSDGYIDGPSQRDLPPGWQEEPPKSVSELEMVRPQTAGEEELQLQLAMAMSREEAEQEEAKRRSDDVRLQLALSQSEQDFKDPNGRPIPAPKKEEPQSHLLDLLDISLGATSISSPPLGAAGGAPAAVVDPWATPGPRAPSQLSDPWSGTSSPQVDPWNPSAAPRTIMGAGVPMSSAPLGAAAANDAWGARTQSPSVASGSSNEGWLQTNGNANQNGRGATPAGAPAEGWLIKSTAVGALGAAPVSHAANNGSSSADPWLAEPAASAAGGAAAPGLADPWAAGGAPQGAGALDDPWKALGTGAIKKQSPEFDEFDLITNRNKSELSNSNASNNNNASLLDDMDPLSANYGNGAINSSVHPSTGATAKKPLKDAHSFLGENSALVNLDNLIKPIAPQTQAGNQPAYNPFSDTVMPPKTNLFQQQQPAVPSINQLKQQAPFSVSMNQDPWAPVMGGVSATSQPQQNSQVYNSAYQSSSSTNIPSCSTSNSTPYSSYASPSPGIDGIRNMDIFSERPYYNSPTAPADETYMYNGTNNNNINSNYGTPRLYSSYAASYSSALSDSLAETPGVSVAPMGFVAEPVLSFGPSSSAANNCKLEQNNNMPWVKPEAATNPFLS comes from the exons A TGAGAAAGCAAAAGGACGATATGCAGGTCAATGTCGCCGGTCTGCGCAGAAACATCAAGAACCTTGCGCACAACTACTCCGATGCCCAG GTTAAAGTGCGCGAGGCCACCTCGAATGACCCGTGGGGTCCTTCGGCCGCCATCATGGGCGAGATAGCGGAGCTCACCTACAATGTGGTGGCCTTCTCCGAAATCATGCAAATGATCTGGAAGCGCCTTAACGACCACGGCAAGAACTGGCGCCACGTGTACAAGGCACTCATCCTGCTGGAGTACCTGATCAAGACCGGCACGGAAAAGGTGGCGCAGCAGTGCAAGGAGAACATCTTCGCCATCCAGACCCTGCGTGAATTCGTCTACTTCGAGGAGGGCAAGGATCAGGGCACCCATGTTCGCGAGAAGGCCAAGCAGCTGGTTAATCTCTTGAAGGACGACGAGCGCCTAAAGAACGAGCGCGTGAAGGCGCTGAAGGCCAAGGAGAGATTTGCCCAGCACCCGAGTGGTTTCGGCAGCGATGGGTACATTGATGGACCGTCGCAGAGGGATCTACCACCGGGCTGGCAAGAGGAGCCGCCCAAGTCTGTATCCGAGCTGGAGATGGTTCGACCCCAGACGGCCGGCGAGGAAGAGCTTCAGCTCCAGCTCGCCATGGCAATGTCGCGCGAGGAGGCGGAACAGGAGGAGGCTAAGCGGCGCAGCGATGATGTTCGTCTGCAACTTGCCCTCAGTCAGAGTGAGCAGGATTTCAA GGATCCAAATGGACGACCTATTCCCGCGCCCAAGAAGGAGGAACCCCAGAGTCATTTGCTTGATCTGCTGGACATTTCGCTAGGCGCCACGAGCATCTCGAGTCCACCGTTGGGCGCTGCAGGCGGCGCTCCAGCGGCTGTGGTCGATCCCTGGGCCACTCCTGGTCCCCGAGCTCCCAGTCAACTGTCCGATCCCTGGTCGGGTACCTCCTCGCCCCAAGTAGACCCCTGGAATCCCTCAGCTGCCCCTCGCACCATTATGGGAGCCGGAGTGCCGATGAGTTCGGCACCATtgggagcagcagctgcaaaCGATGCCTGGGGAGCTCGCACCCAGTCGCCGTCGGTGGCCTCGGGCTCCTCCAATGAGGGCTGGCTGCAGACCAATGGCAACGCCAACCAGAACGGACGTGGAGCTACTCCGGCGGGAGCTCCTGCTGAAGGCTGGTTGATTAAATCAACTGCTGTCGGAGCTTTGGGAGCTGCGCCCGTTAGTCATGCGGCAAACAATGGCAGCTCATCTGCGGATCCTTGGCTGGCTGAGCCAGCAGCTTCGgcggcaggaggagcagcagctcccGGCTTGGCGGATCCCTGGGCGGCAGGGGGAGCACCCCAGGGTGCGGGTGCACTGGATGATCCCTGGAAAGCCCTCGGAACAGGCGCCATCAAG AAACAATCCCCCGAGTTTGATGAGTTTGACTTAATTACTAACCGGAACAAGAGTGAGCTAAGCAATTCCAACGCctccaacaacaacaatg CTTCTCTGCTCGACGACATGGATCCGCTATCGGCGAACTACGGAAATGGAGCAATAAACAGCAGTGTGCATCCGTCGACAGGCGCCACGGCCAAGAAACCACTAAAAGATGCCCATTCCTTCCTCGGCGAGAACTCGGCGCTGGTTAACCTGGACAATCTGATCAAACCGATCGCGCCACAGACGCAAGCGGGTAATCAGCCGGCATACAATCCCTTCAGTGATACCGTGATGCCGCCCAAGACGAATCTattccagcagcagcagccagcc GTACCGTCCATCAATCAGCTGAAACAGCAGGCTCCCTTCTCAGTCAGCATGAACCAGGATCCCTGGGCGCCCGTAATGGGTGGCGTTAGTGCGACTTCACAG CCACAGCAGAATTCGCAGGTCTACAACTCTGCGTACCAGAGCAGTAGCAGCACCAATATCCCTAGTTGctccaccagcaacagcaCTCCATACAGCAGCTATGCAAGTCCGAGTCCTGGCATCGATGGCATCCGCAACATGGATATATTCAGCGAGCGGCCATACTATAACAGTCCCACAGCACCTGCTGACGAAACGTATATGTACAATGGCaccaataataacaatatcaACAGCAACTATGGTACTCCCAGGCTGTACTCAAGCTATGCTGCCAGCTATAGCAGCGCCCTATCCGATTCGCTGGCCGAAACCCCGGGAGTTAGTGTGGCTCCCATGGGCTTTGTGGCCGAGCCCGTTCTGAGTTTCGGTCCCTCGTCCTCGGCGGCCAACAACTGCAAGCTGGAA CAAAATAACAACATGCCGTGGGTCAAACCGGAAGCAGCAACAAATCCGTTTTTGTCGTAA
- the LOC108028457 gene encoding epsin-1 isoform X5 → MRKQKDDMQVNVAGLRRNIKNLAHNYSDAQVKVREATSNDPWGPSAAIMGEIAELTYNVVAFSEIMQMIWKRLNDHGKNWRHVYKALILLEYLIKTGTEKVAQQCKENIFAIQTLREFVYFEEGKDQGTHVREKAKQLVNLLKDDERLKNERVKALKAKERFAQHPSGFGSDGYIDGPSQRDLPPGWQEEPPKSVSELEMVRPQTAGEEELQLQLAMAMSREEAEQEEAKRRSDDVRLQLALSQSEQDFKDPNGRPIPAPKKEEPQSHLLDLLDISLGATSISSPPLGAAGGAPAAVVDPWATPGPRAPSQLSDPWSGTSSPQVDPWNPSAAPRTIMGAGVPMSSAPLGAAAANDAWGARTQSPSVASGSSNEGWLQTNGNANQNGRGATPAGAPAEGWLIKSTAVGALGAAPVSHAANNGSSSADPWLAEPAASAAGGAAAPGLADPWAAGGAPQGAGALDDPWKALGTGAIKKQSPEFDEFDLITNRNKSELSNSNASNNNNASLLDDMDPLSANYGNGAINSSVHPSTGATAKKPLKDAHSFLGENSALVNLDNLIKPIAPQTQAGNQPAYNPFSDTVMPPKTNLFQQQQPAVPSINQLKQQAPFSVSMNQDPWAPVMGGVSATSQQNNNMPWVKPEAATNPFLS, encoded by the exons A TGAGAAAGCAAAAGGACGATATGCAGGTCAATGTCGCCGGTCTGCGCAGAAACATCAAGAACCTTGCGCACAACTACTCCGATGCCCAG GTTAAAGTGCGCGAGGCCACCTCGAATGACCCGTGGGGTCCTTCGGCCGCCATCATGGGCGAGATAGCGGAGCTCACCTACAATGTGGTGGCCTTCTCCGAAATCATGCAAATGATCTGGAAGCGCCTTAACGACCACGGCAAGAACTGGCGCCACGTGTACAAGGCACTCATCCTGCTGGAGTACCTGATCAAGACCGGCACGGAAAAGGTGGCGCAGCAGTGCAAGGAGAACATCTTCGCCATCCAGACCCTGCGTGAATTCGTCTACTTCGAGGAGGGCAAGGATCAGGGCACCCATGTTCGCGAGAAGGCCAAGCAGCTGGTTAATCTCTTGAAGGACGACGAGCGCCTAAAGAACGAGCGCGTGAAGGCGCTGAAGGCCAAGGAGAGATTTGCCCAGCACCCGAGTGGTTTCGGCAGCGATGGGTACATTGATGGACCGTCGCAGAGGGATCTACCACCGGGCTGGCAAGAGGAGCCGCCCAAGTCTGTATCCGAGCTGGAGATGGTTCGACCCCAGACGGCCGGCGAGGAAGAGCTTCAGCTCCAGCTCGCCATGGCAATGTCGCGCGAGGAGGCGGAACAGGAGGAGGCTAAGCGGCGCAGCGATGATGTTCGTCTGCAACTTGCCCTCAGTCAGAGTGAGCAGGATTTCAA GGATCCAAATGGACGACCTATTCCCGCGCCCAAGAAGGAGGAACCCCAGAGTCATTTGCTTGATCTGCTGGACATTTCGCTAGGCGCCACGAGCATCTCGAGTCCACCGTTGGGCGCTGCAGGCGGCGCTCCAGCGGCTGTGGTCGATCCCTGGGCCACTCCTGGTCCCCGAGCTCCCAGTCAACTGTCCGATCCCTGGTCGGGTACCTCCTCGCCCCAAGTAGACCCCTGGAATCCCTCAGCTGCCCCTCGCACCATTATGGGAGCCGGAGTGCCGATGAGTTCGGCACCATtgggagcagcagctgcaaaCGATGCCTGGGGAGCTCGCACCCAGTCGCCGTCGGTGGCCTCGGGCTCCTCCAATGAGGGCTGGCTGCAGACCAATGGCAACGCCAACCAGAACGGACGTGGAGCTACTCCGGCGGGAGCTCCTGCTGAAGGCTGGTTGATTAAATCAACTGCTGTCGGAGCTTTGGGAGCTGCGCCCGTTAGTCATGCGGCAAACAATGGCAGCTCATCTGCGGATCCTTGGCTGGCTGAGCCAGCAGCTTCGgcggcaggaggagcagcagctcccGGCTTGGCGGATCCCTGGGCGGCAGGGGGAGCACCCCAGGGTGCGGGTGCACTGGATGATCCCTGGAAAGCCCTCGGAACAGGCGCCATCAAG AAACAATCCCCCGAGTTTGATGAGTTTGACTTAATTACTAACCGGAACAAGAGTGAGCTAAGCAATTCCAACGCctccaacaacaacaatg CTTCTCTGCTCGACGACATGGATCCGCTATCGGCGAACTACGGAAATGGAGCAATAAACAGCAGTGTGCATCCGTCGACAGGCGCCACGGCCAAGAAACCACTAAAAGATGCCCATTCCTTCCTCGGCGAGAACTCGGCGCTGGTTAACCTGGACAATCTGATCAAACCGATCGCGCCACAGACGCAAGCGGGTAATCAGCCGGCATACAATCCCTTCAGTGATACCGTGATGCCGCCCAAGACGAATCTattccagcagcagcagccagcc GTACCGTCCATCAATCAGCTGAAACAGCAGGCTCCCTTCTCAGTCAGCATGAACCAGGATCCCTGGGCGCCCGTAATGGGTGGCGTTAGTGCGACTTCACAG CAAAATAACAACATGCCGTGGGTCAAACCGGAAGCAGCAACAAATCCGTTTTTGTCGTAA
- the LOC108028457 gene encoding epsin-1 isoform X6, giving the protein MRKQKDDMQVNVAGLRRNIKNLAHNYSDAQVKVREATSNDPWGPSAAIMGEIAELTYNVVAFSEIMQMIWKRLNDHGKNWRHVYKALILLEYLIKTGTEKVAQQCKENIFAIQTLREFVYFEEGKDQGTHVREKAKQLVNLLKDDERLKNERVKALKAKERFAQHPSGFGSDGYIDGPSQRDLPPGWQEEPPKSVSELEMVRPQTAGEEELQLQLAMAMSREEAEQEEAKRRSDDVRLQLALSQSEQDFKDPNGRPIPAPKKEEPQSHLLDLLDISLGATSISSPPLGAAGGAPAAVVDPWATPGPRAPSQLSDPWSGTSSPQVDPWNPSAAPRTIMGAGVPMSSAPLGAAAANDAWGARTQSPSVASGSSNEGWLQTNGNANQNGRGATPAGAPAEGWLIKSTAVGALGAAPVSHAANNGSSSADPWLAEPAASAAGGAAAPGLADPWAAGGAPQGAGALDDPWKALGTGAIKKQSPEFDEFDLITNRNKSELSNSNASNNNNASLLDDMDPLSANYGNGAINSSVHPSTGATAKKPLKDAHSFLGENSALVNLDNLIKPIAPQTQAGNQPAYNPFSDTVMPPKTNLFQQQQPAVPSINQLKQQAPFSVSMNQDPWAPVMGGVSATSQPSMEAWTLK; this is encoded by the exons A TGAGAAAGCAAAAGGACGATATGCAGGTCAATGTCGCCGGTCTGCGCAGAAACATCAAGAACCTTGCGCACAACTACTCCGATGCCCAG GTTAAAGTGCGCGAGGCCACCTCGAATGACCCGTGGGGTCCTTCGGCCGCCATCATGGGCGAGATAGCGGAGCTCACCTACAATGTGGTGGCCTTCTCCGAAATCATGCAAATGATCTGGAAGCGCCTTAACGACCACGGCAAGAACTGGCGCCACGTGTACAAGGCACTCATCCTGCTGGAGTACCTGATCAAGACCGGCACGGAAAAGGTGGCGCAGCAGTGCAAGGAGAACATCTTCGCCATCCAGACCCTGCGTGAATTCGTCTACTTCGAGGAGGGCAAGGATCAGGGCACCCATGTTCGCGAGAAGGCCAAGCAGCTGGTTAATCTCTTGAAGGACGACGAGCGCCTAAAGAACGAGCGCGTGAAGGCGCTGAAGGCCAAGGAGAGATTTGCCCAGCACCCGAGTGGTTTCGGCAGCGATGGGTACATTGATGGACCGTCGCAGAGGGATCTACCACCGGGCTGGCAAGAGGAGCCGCCCAAGTCTGTATCCGAGCTGGAGATGGTTCGACCCCAGACGGCCGGCGAGGAAGAGCTTCAGCTCCAGCTCGCCATGGCAATGTCGCGCGAGGAGGCGGAACAGGAGGAGGCTAAGCGGCGCAGCGATGATGTTCGTCTGCAACTTGCCCTCAGTCAGAGTGAGCAGGATTTCAA GGATCCAAATGGACGACCTATTCCCGCGCCCAAGAAGGAGGAACCCCAGAGTCATTTGCTTGATCTGCTGGACATTTCGCTAGGCGCCACGAGCATCTCGAGTCCACCGTTGGGCGCTGCAGGCGGCGCTCCAGCGGCTGTGGTCGATCCCTGGGCCACTCCTGGTCCCCGAGCTCCCAGTCAACTGTCCGATCCCTGGTCGGGTACCTCCTCGCCCCAAGTAGACCCCTGGAATCCCTCAGCTGCCCCTCGCACCATTATGGGAGCCGGAGTGCCGATGAGTTCGGCACCATtgggagcagcagctgcaaaCGATGCCTGGGGAGCTCGCACCCAGTCGCCGTCGGTGGCCTCGGGCTCCTCCAATGAGGGCTGGCTGCAGACCAATGGCAACGCCAACCAGAACGGACGTGGAGCTACTCCGGCGGGAGCTCCTGCTGAAGGCTGGTTGATTAAATCAACTGCTGTCGGAGCTTTGGGAGCTGCGCCCGTTAGTCATGCGGCAAACAATGGCAGCTCATCTGCGGATCCTTGGCTGGCTGAGCCAGCAGCTTCGgcggcaggaggagcagcagctcccGGCTTGGCGGATCCCTGGGCGGCAGGGGGAGCACCCCAGGGTGCGGGTGCACTGGATGATCCCTGGAAAGCCCTCGGAACAGGCGCCATCAAG AAACAATCCCCCGAGTTTGATGAGTTTGACTTAATTACTAACCGGAACAAGAGTGAGCTAAGCAATTCCAACGCctccaacaacaacaatg CTTCTCTGCTCGACGACATGGATCCGCTATCGGCGAACTACGGAAATGGAGCAATAAACAGCAGTGTGCATCCGTCGACAGGCGCCACGGCCAAGAAACCACTAAAAGATGCCCATTCCTTCCTCGGCGAGAACTCGGCGCTGGTTAACCTGGACAATCTGATCAAACCGATCGCGCCACAGACGCAAGCGGGTAATCAGCCGGCATACAATCCCTTCAGTGATACCGTGATGCCGCCCAAGACGAATCTattccagcagcagcagccagcc GTACCGTCCATCAATCAGCTGAAACAGCAGGCTCCCTTCTCAGTCAGCATGAACCAGGATCCCTGGGCGCCCGTAATGGGTGGCGTTAGTGCGACTTCACAG CCATCAATGGAGGCTTGGACGCTTAAATAA